In Ostrea edulis chromosome 6, xbOstEdul1.1, whole genome shotgun sequence, a single window of DNA contains:
- the LOC125683212 gene encoding hsp70-binding protein 1-like isoform X2: MLEISDYDYPFKERRQWLNNALVDLTVSPVEKMKECLRTLTSPNVTEKKMTEALEEVIEWCENLDFAADFYKIGGYPVLKELMKHKTADIRWNTLELVAVLVQNHPFCQEMALKENLLTQMLNTLDTDDNATVKTKALYAVSCLTRENQKAQKVFADHDGFSVLMRAMQTDVEKLKIKAAFLLSSLCSNQPEFKDVMCDTGMIDQLVGVLGEEHSPFHEHTLSALLSIVSHHQRAIEECQRPELDLSEILQRRIKFLEGKDEFNEESYYAKELLKLISADDIEVQR; this comes from the exons ATGTTGGAAATATCAGACTATGACTATCcatttaaggag CGACGACAGTGGTTGAATAATGCACTGGTAGACTTGACTGTGAGCCCCGTGGAGAAGATGAAGGAATGTCTGCGAACTCTGACTTCACCAAATGTTACAGAAAAGAAAATGACGGAAGCTTTGGAGGAAGTCATAGAGTGGTGTGAAAATCTAGATTTCGCTGCAG atttttaCAAGATAGGTGGCTACCCAGTGCTAAAGGAACTTATGAAACACAAAACAGCAGATATCAGATGGAACACATTAGAACTGGTGGCAGTGTTGGTTCAGAATCACCCTTTCTGTCAGGAAATGGCCCTCAAAGAAAATCTGTTAACTCAGATGCTAAATACACTGGACACTGATGATAACGCGACAGTGAAAACAAAAGCTTTGTATGCAGTATCAT GCCTTACTAGAGAAAATCAGAAGGCCCAAAAAGTGTTCGCAGATCACGATGGATTTTCTGTATTGATGAGGGCCATGCAAACAGACGTAGAAAAATTAAAGATCAAGGCGGCATTTTTGCTATCATCACTGTGTAGTAATCAACCAGAATTTAAAG ATGTGATGTGTGATACTGGAATGATTGATCAGTTAGTGGGAGTTCTAGGTGAGGAGCACAGCCCATTTCATGAACACACCCTTTCTGCCCTTCTGTCCATAGTTAGCCATCATCAGAGGGCTATAGAGGAATGTCAGAGACCAGAGTTAGACCTCAGCGAAATATTACAGAGACGAATCAAGTTTCTGGAGGGCAAGGATGAATTCAAT gaagaAAGCTACTATGCCAAAGAATTACTGAAACTGATATCAGCTGATGACATCGAAGTTCAGAGGTGA
- the LOC125683212 gene encoding hsp70-binding protein 1-like isoform X1 has translation MANRGSGGRGPNENKPPKDVKDLLELCIGAQGENQDEEEDPVPVQPMSAERRQWLNNALVDLTVSPVEKMKECLRTLTSPNVTEKKMTEALEEVIEWCENLDFAADFYKIGGYPVLKELMKHKTADIRWNTLELVAVLVQNHPFCQEMALKENLLTQMLNTLDTDDNATVKTKALYAVSCLTRENQKAQKVFADHDGFSVLMRAMQTDVEKLKIKAAFLLSSLCSNQPEFKDVMCDTGMIDQLVGVLGEEHSPFHEHTLSALLSIVSHHQRAIEECQRPELDLSEILQRRIKFLEGKDEFNEESYYAKELLKLISADDIEVQR, from the exons ATGGCAAACAGAGGTTCTGGTGGCAGAGGCCCCAACGAGAATAAACCGCCAAAAGATGTGAAAGACTTGCTGGAACTCTGTATAGGGGCCCAGGGTGAAAACCAGGACGAGGAGGAAGACCCAGTTCCAGTGCAACCGATGTCAGCAGAG CGACGACAGTGGTTGAATAATGCACTGGTAGACTTGACTGTGAGCCCCGTGGAGAAGATGAAGGAATGTCTGCGAACTCTGACTTCACCAAATGTTACAGAAAAGAAAATGACGGAAGCTTTGGAGGAAGTCATAGAGTGGTGTGAAAATCTAGATTTCGCTGCAG atttttaCAAGATAGGTGGCTACCCAGTGCTAAAGGAACTTATGAAACACAAAACAGCAGATATCAGATGGAACACATTAGAACTGGTGGCAGTGTTGGTTCAGAATCACCCTTTCTGTCAGGAAATGGCCCTCAAAGAAAATCTGTTAACTCAGATGCTAAATACACTGGACACTGATGATAACGCGACAGTGAAAACAAAAGCTTTGTATGCAGTATCAT GCCTTACTAGAGAAAATCAGAAGGCCCAAAAAGTGTTCGCAGATCACGATGGATTTTCTGTATTGATGAGGGCCATGCAAACAGACGTAGAAAAATTAAAGATCAAGGCGGCATTTTTGCTATCATCACTGTGTAGTAATCAACCAGAATTTAAAG ATGTGATGTGTGATACTGGAATGATTGATCAGTTAGTGGGAGTTCTAGGTGAGGAGCACAGCCCATTTCATGAACACACCCTTTCTGCCCTTCTGTCCATAGTTAGCCATCATCAGAGGGCTATAGAGGAATGTCAGAGACCAGAGTTAGACCTCAGCGAAATATTACAGAGACGAATCAAGTTTCTGGAGGGCAAGGATGAATTCAAT gaagaAAGCTACTATGCCAAAGAATTACTGAAACTGATATCAGCTGATGACATCGAAGTTCAGAGGTGA
- the LOC125683207 gene encoding protein phosphatase inhibitor 2-like, translated as MATETKKPMKGILKSSSSFDHEKQKEQKDKEMKWDEMNILATHHPADKDYGHMKIDEPPTPYSKLSDVEDDEDDEGNKTGERSGNMGDIMPEDIANRLAETQRPRATSFSEEDESSEDEEETEEDQAKRKHFEQKRKLHYNEFQAVKLAKQLMEEEEEEEEEEENNKEPTKSEVTQPMEENSIGGSS; from the exons ATGGCGACTGAAACGAAGAAACCCATGAAAGGAATTTTGAAGTCTTCTTCGAGCTTTGACCATGAAAAACAGAAGGA GCAGAAGGACAAAGAGATGAAATGGGACGAAATGAATATTTTAGCAACACACCATCCAGCTGACAAAGACTATGGTCACATGAAAATTGATGAGCCCCCTACACCCTACAGCAAATTATCTGATGTTGAAGACGACGAAGATGACGAGGGGAATAAGACTGGTGAAAGATCTGGGAATATGGGTGATATCATGCCCGAAGATATAGCGAACAG GCTTGCGGAGACACAGCGACCACGAGCGACATCTTTCAGTGAGGAGGATGAATCCTCTGAGGATGAGGAGGAGACTGAGGAAGATCAAG CAAAAAGAAAACACTTTGAGCAGAAAAGGAAACTACACTATAATGAATTTCAAGCTGTTAAACTCGCCAAACAGTTAATGGAggaagaggaggaggaggaagaagaagaggaaaatAACAAAGAACCCACCAAAAGTGAAGTCACCCAACCAATGGAAGAAAATAGTATAGGGGGATCCAGCTAA
- the LOC125683209 gene encoding SET and MYND domain-containing protein 4-like, with protein MARKSLTLDDLHVVEKEENIPLKRRLSFGNQPLNEQEVRSPGVVKFLLGRADGSNIFADCTTVKSTSSLNDCHRRICITEVAPSHSSFIGLDKEEDWKLSINEFSSKRHGKSSRKLPKRIRTFYKHQDEVITAFEDIHFGVDDAMEHAEEEEEKRKKANILAKVSLAANVCLLGAKLVAAILSGSISIISSLVDSVVDLSSGIVIAVTERAMRKRDLYEYPEGRTKLEPIAIVVLSVIMSLASVQLIVESAEKIVELATGKEGHPDVNVVTIVIVCSTVAVKIVLFLVCRRVRTPSVDALTRDHRNDILSNIIAIVFGYIGSKNMYEQYKVSELVYLDPVGAILISLYILFGWWSTGYGQIKMLTGHTAKPDFLQKLTWICVNHHPKLRYLDTVRAFHFGVNFLVEVDIVLPEDMTLKEAHNIGEPLQRKLECLPEVERAFVHLDYEFEHRPSDEHKQVFRHCKSADMESIQRAIREELQKNRKFVKTMEDFSTMKTNEERVRFAWSLSVVQKHIHLEEYDNRKNSEESCQIRIKGNQFFQKKNYAKSLKLYTASVLKAPVTSMNCFDRSEPNTDTRDVDLANAYANRSAALFHLDDYVACLWNAELAFQFGYPKENHYKLHDRQGKCHRKLNDFTKAQQSFQKAVESLEFSNLDEKKRQHFTQNLQRLIEEIRCEDCSEDPEKELEGSSRAVNRFHSNVPQIDKNSQNPVFLSASSVIGLRESDEMGRGLMASADIKVGEVVAVEKPFASVNLCEREQEYCSHCCRRVNSPVPCQQCCDVAFCSLQCHEEGWAEYHRDECKIIRHVQNMKSKLGHLGLRIVMKAGFANLMQERSNFCADDVSESLGFTKNGHYDSEDYHALYTLVNHGDKRTPEDLFDKAVQTVYLLKCLELTSFFKGGLVGQEEDARCYIGGHILRQIQMLPCNAHEISEIHWKPGDPTVTNTTEIGSGAYALLSLINHSCDPSVVRHSYGNVCVVRAIKPIKKGEEILDNYGALYPLSVRAERRAKLRPSYFFDCNCEACQLDLPLYFDIPTDTPVFKCGECAGPIFIVPDKHLADSECSSCHRRQDLTQTVKELQDSTNKYHVALERVLSEVDIQAALQVLLNHLDFLMTHISIPWRDINNCQEAIKQCFATLANSYILP; from the exons ATGGCCAGGAAGTCACTTACTCTGGACGATCTTCATGTGGTTGAGAAAGAGGAAAATATCCCATTGAAACGAAGATTGTCATTTGGAAACCAACCACTAAATGAACAGGAAGTGAGGTCTCCAGGAGTGGTGAAGTTTCTGCTTGGAAGAGCAGATGGTTCAAATATTTTTGCTGATTGCACGACTGTGAAATCCACCTCATCCCTCAATGACTGCCATCGTAGAATTTGTATTACAGAAGTGGCCCCATCCCACAGTAGTTTTATTGGACTTGATAAAGAAGAGGACTGGAAACTTTCTATCAATGAGTTTTCTTCTAAAAGGCATGGCAAAAGCAGCAGAAAACTTCCAAAGCGCATCAGAACTTTTTACAAGCACCAGGATGAAGTGATAACTGCCTTTGAGGATATTCATTTTGGTGTTGATGATGCTATGGAGCATGCTGAAGAGGAGGAAGAAAAACGGAAAAAGGCTAATATACTTGCCAAGGTTTCCCTTGCTGCCAACGTGTGTCTTTTGGGAGCAAAGTTAGTTGCAGCAATTTTGTCAGGTTCCATTTCCATAATCTCAAGTTTAGTGGATAGTGTAGTGGATCTGTCTTCAGGAATTGTGATAGCAGTCACAGAGAGGGCCATGAGAAAGCGGGATTTATACGAATATCCTGAAGGTCGTACAAAGTTAGAACCAATAGCCATTGTTGTGCTGTCTGTGATAATGAGCCTGGCATCTGTTCAGCTCATTGTAGAAAGTGCAGAGAAAATAGTGGAATTAGCAACGGGGAAAGAGGGGCATCCTGATGTTAACGTGGTCACGATTGTGATTGTGTGCTCAACTGTCGCAGTCAAGATCGTTCTTTTTCTGGTGTGTAGGAGAGTGAGAACACCTTCTGTTGATGCCTTGACTCGAGATCACAGGAACGATATCCTCTCTAATATAATTGCCATTGTGTTTGGATACATAGGTTCTAAGAATATGTATGAACAGTATAAAGTTTCAGAATTGGTGTATCTAGATCCTGTTGGAGCCATCCTGATATCTCTGTACATCCTCTTTGGCTGGTGGTCCACTGGTTATGGACAAATCAAGATGTTGACTGGACACACAGCAAAGCCTGATTTCCTACAGAAATTAACCTGGATTTGTGTAAATCATCACCCAAAACTCCGATATTTGGACACGGTCCGTGCATTTCATTTTGGAGTGAACTTCCTAGTGGAGGTGGATATAGTGTTGCCAGAGGATATGACATTAAAAGAAGCTCATAATATTGGTGAACCATTGCAGCGCAAACTAGAATGTTTACCTGAGGTAGAGAGAGCTTTTGTGCATTTGGATTATGAGTTTGAACATAGGCCATCTGATGAACATAAACAAGT ATTTCGACATTGTAAATCAGCTGACATGGAGAGCATCCAGAGAGCCATACGAGAGGAATTGCAGAAGAATCGAAAATTCGTAAAAACCATGGAAGACTTTTCAACAATGAAAACCAATGAGGAGAGGGTACGTTTTGCTTGGTCATTATCGGTTGTTCAAAAACACATACATCTTGAAGAATATGACAATAGGAAAAATTCTGAAGAATCGTGTCAAATCAGAATTAAAGGCAACCAGTTCTTCCAGAAGAAAAATTACGCAAAGTCCTTAAAACTTTACACAGCAAGTGTGTTAAAAGCCCCAGTGACAAGCATGAACTGTTTTGATAGATCGGAACCAAACACGGACACCAGGGATGTCGATTTAGCCAATGCTTATGCAAACCGATCTGCAGCCTTGTTCCATCTTGACGACTATGTTGCTTGTTTGTGGAATGCAGAACTGGCTTTCCAATTTGGATATCCCAAAGAAAACCATTACAAACTTCATGATCGACAAGGAAAGTGCCACAGAAAATTGAATGATTTCACAAAAGCACAACAATCCTTTCAGAAGGCTGTGGAATCTTTAGAATTTTCTAATCTTGATGAGAAGAAGAGGCAACATTTTACCCAGAACTTGCAACGTCTGATAGAGGAAATAAGATGTGAAGACTGCAGTGAGGACCCAGAGAAGGAGCTGGAGGGTTCCAGCAGAGCTGTTAACCGTTTCCACTCAAATGTGCCTCAGATTGACAAAAACTCGCAAAACCCCGTGTTCTTGTCAGCAAGTTCTGTCATTGGCTTAAGAGAGAGTGATGAAATGGGGCGTGGACTAATGGCGTCCGCTGATATTAAAGTTGGAGAAGTTGTAGCAGTGGAGAAGCCCTTTGCCTCAGTTAATCTCTGCGAGAGAGAACAAGAGTACTGTAGTCACTGCTGCAGAAGGGTTAACTCCCCTGTGCCGTGTCAGCAATGCTGTGATGTTGCATTTTGTTCTCTTCAGTGTCATGAGGAAGGATGGGCAGAATATCACAGAGATGAATGTAAAATTATAAGACATGTTCAAAATATGAAGTCAAAGTTAGGGCATTTAGGACTTCGAATTGTGATGAAAGCCGGGTTTGCTAATCTTATGCAGGAGCGTAGTAATTTTTGTGCTGATGATGTGTCTGAGAGTCTTGGATTCACTAAAAATGGCCATTATGATTCAGAAGATTACCACGCTTTGTACACGCTGGTGAACCATGGCGACAAAAGGACACCAGAAGACTTATTTGACAAAGCAGTGCAGACAGTATACCTATTAAAGTGTTTAGAACTGACCTCCTTCTTTAAGGGTGGCCTAGTTGGGCAGGAAGAAGATGCAAGATGTTACATAGGGGGACATATTTTAAGACAAATACAAATGCTGCCCTGTAATGCTCATGAAATTTCAGAAATCCACTGGAAACCTGGAGACCCCACTGTAACAAACACGACAGAGATCGGGTCCGGAGCTTACGCTCTTCTCAGCCTCATCAACCATTCTTGTGATCCGTCAGTGGTTCGACACAGTTACGGGAATGTCTGTGTTGTCAGAGCAATCAAGCCGATTAAAAAAGGTGAGGAAATCCTCGACAATTATGGAGCACTCTATCCATTATCCGTAAGAGCCGAGCGACGAGCAAAATTAAGACCATCCTATTTCTTTGACTGTAACTGCGAAGCTTGTCAGTTGGATCTCCCTCTGTATTTTGATATTCCCACAGATACTCCTGTGTTCAAATGTGGAGAGTGTGCTGGGCCTATATTCATTGTGCCAGACAAACATCTGGCCGACTCGGAGTGTTCATCTTGTCACAGGAGGCAAGACCTGACACAAACCGTTAAGGAATTGCAGGATTCAACCAATAAATATCATGTTGCATTGGAGAGGGTGCTTTCGGAGGTCGACATACAGGCAGCATTACAGGTGTTGTTGAACCACCTTGATTTCCTGATGACTCACATTTCTATACCTTGGAGAGACATCAATAATTGTCAAGAGGCAATTAAGCAGTGCTTTGCCACACTAGCTAATTCTTACATTTTGCCTTAA